From Streptomyces sp. NBC_01460, a single genomic window includes:
- a CDS encoding ASCH domain-containing protein codes for MENREPLKPCLLAFPGPLRDRLVAAVLSGEKVSTSGLLLEYEVEREELPPVGERSALIDSDGREVAVLELTEVRVLPLGAVDLRHALDEGEGYTSVAGWRAGHEGFWHSEEMREALGDPLFTVDDSTMIVAERFRVVERLV; via the coding sequence ATGGAGAACCGCGAACCGCTCAAGCCCTGCCTCCTCGCCTTCCCCGGGCCCCTGCGCGACCGGCTGGTGGCCGCGGTGCTCTCGGGCGAGAAGGTCTCCACGTCCGGGCTGCTCCTGGAGTACGAGGTCGAGCGCGAGGAGCTCCCGCCCGTGGGTGAGCGGTCCGCGCTCATCGACTCCGACGGACGGGAGGTCGCCGTGCTCGAGCTCACGGAGGTGCGTGTGCTGCCGCTGGGAGCGGTGGACCTGCGGCACGCGCTCGACGAGGGCGAGGGATACACGTCGGTGGCCGGGTGGCGGGCGGGGCACGAGGGGTTCTGGCACAGCGAGGAGATGCGGGAGGCCCTCGGGGACCCGCTGTTCACCGTGGACGACTCGACGATGATCGTCGCGGAGCGCTTCCGGGTGGTGGAGCGGCTCGTCTGA
- a CDS encoding APC family permease — translation MSTGRTDTSETGTTGAAGDTGGISTYKGEERALRADRLGTPGLLLSVLAASAPLMVVAGVMPTVFGVMGIVGQPLLYVILGVVLMLFGVGYAEMSRHVHNAGAFYAYIARGLGATAGAGASFVALVAYSAMQVGIYGILGFEVSGLFATYLDTELQWWIPALLAVAVVGVLGWLKIDLNAKVLGVLLVIECALVVIFDIAAVGDPGPEGLSFHAFNPETLTGAGLGTALCFCIAAFVGFEQAPVYAEETSRPQVVVSRVMFMAVGYAALFLAVSSWALTVAAGPASIADTSLKQGPGMLFGLTEERLGATFTDVLHVLFVTGMFAALLSFHNVVARYAFAMGREGLLPAAFGRTNKASGAPATGSMLQSALSAVIVLAFALTDDHPVGDPTAPVLHLFTWMGNVGALGVIVLMAAASFAVIAFFVRRGAGRVQALRLVASGLAGLALLAIAVLTVRDFDVLVGSGPGSSLNWLLPGVIVLALAGGLAYGAVLRRTKPEVHARIGLGNEAFQLEKAAEGTAVPR, via the coding sequence ATGTCGACGGGCAGAACAGATACGAGCGAGACCGGCACCACCGGAGCGGCCGGCGACACCGGCGGGATCAGCACCTACAAGGGTGAGGAACGCGCCCTGCGCGCCGACCGGCTCGGCACCCCGGGGCTGCTCCTGTCCGTCCTCGCGGCGAGCGCCCCCCTGATGGTCGTCGCGGGGGTGATGCCCACGGTCTTCGGCGTGATGGGCATCGTCGGCCAGCCCCTGCTCTACGTCATCCTCGGCGTCGTCCTCATGCTGTTCGGCGTCGGCTACGCGGAGATGAGCCGGCACGTCCACAACGCCGGGGCCTTCTACGCGTACATCGCGCGCGGCCTCGGCGCCACGGCCGGCGCGGGCGCCTCGTTCGTCGCCCTCGTCGCCTACAGCGCGATGCAGGTGGGCATCTACGGCATCCTCGGCTTCGAGGTCTCCGGCCTCTTCGCCACCTACCTCGACACCGAACTCCAGTGGTGGATCCCCGCCCTGCTCGCCGTGGCCGTCGTCGGTGTACTGGGCTGGCTGAAGATCGACCTCAACGCCAAGGTCCTCGGCGTCCTGCTCGTGATCGAGTGCGCCCTCGTCGTGATCTTCGACATCGCCGCCGTCGGCGACCCGGGCCCCGAGGGGCTGTCCTTCCACGCGTTCAACCCGGAGACCCTCACCGGAGCGGGCCTCGGCACCGCGCTCTGCTTCTGCATCGCGGCGTTCGTCGGCTTCGAGCAGGCCCCGGTGTACGCCGAGGAGACCAGCCGCCCGCAGGTCGTCGTCTCCCGCGTGATGTTCATGGCGGTCGGCTACGCCGCCCTGTTCCTCGCCGTCAGCTCCTGGGCCCTGACGGTCGCCGCCGGGCCCGCCTCCATCGCGGACACCTCGCTGAAGCAGGGGCCGGGCATGCTCTTCGGCCTCACCGAGGAACGGCTCGGCGCCACCTTCACCGACGTCCTGCACGTCCTCTTCGTCACCGGCATGTTCGCGGCGCTGCTCAGCTTCCACAACGTGGTCGCCCGCTACGCGTTCGCCATGGGCCGCGAAGGGCTGCTGCCCGCCGCCTTCGGCCGCACCAACAAGGCGAGCGGCGCCCCCGCCACCGGGTCCATGCTCCAGTCCGCGCTCTCCGCCGTGATCGTGCTCGCCTTCGCCCTCACCGACGACCACCCGGTCGGCGACCCCACCGCGCCCGTCCTGCACCTGTTCACCTGGATGGGCAACGTCGGCGCGCTCGGCGTGATCGTGCTGATGGCCGCCGCCTCCTTCGCCGTCATCGCCTTCTTCGTGCGCCGCGGCGCGGGCCGGGTCCAGGCCCTCCGGCTGGTGGCCTCCGGACTGGCGGGCCTGGCCCTGCTGGCCATCGCCGTCCTCACCGTCCGGGACTTCGACGTCCTGGTCGGCTCGGGCCCCGGCTCGTCGCTGAACTGGCTGCTGCCCGGCGTCATCGTCCTGGCCCTCGCCGGAGGCCTGGCCTACGGGGCGGTGCTGCGCCGCACCAAGCCCGAGGTCCACGCGCGGATCGGTCTCGGCAACGAGGCGTTCCAGCTGGAGAAGGCGGCGGAGGGCACGGCCGTGCCGCGCTGA
- a CDS encoding amidohydrolase, producing MHRTPADLVFTGGPVHTGDPAHTRATTVAVTGERITAVGHDEVRALIGPRTEVVDLAGRLLVPGFQDAHVHPVTAGLELARCDLTGARTAAATTAAVRAYAEGCRDQEWITGGGWSMEAFDGGAPTRQQLDAVVPDRPAYLVNRDHHGAWVNSRALALAGITARTPDPADGRIERDGRGEPTGLLQEGAMDLVARHTPRSTPADRLAALLRAQRLLHAHGITAWQDAIVGEYGSMDDVSDAYLTADRDGSLTARVTGALWWDRERGSEQIPGLLARRSELNGRNVRAGTVKIMQDGVAETGTAALLAPYLDACGCATADSGTSFVDPAALCRYVTELDALGFQTHFHALGDRAVREALDAVEAARAANGNTDTRPHLAHLQIVHPDDIPRFRALGATANIQPLWAAHEPQMDELTIPFLGGERAALQYPFAALLRSGATVAAGSDWPVSSADPLQGIHTAVNRVAPGGDGPVFLPDQRISLTDALTAYTAGSAYVNHLDDTGVIRAGALADLVVLDRDPYAAPAEEIAGTGVLATYVGGRRVHGD from the coding sequence ATGCACCGCACCCCCGCCGACCTCGTGTTCACCGGCGGCCCCGTCCACACGGGGGACCCCGCCCACACCCGCGCCACCACCGTCGCCGTCACCGGAGAGCGGATCACGGCCGTCGGCCACGACGAGGTACGCGCACTCATCGGCCCCCGCACCGAGGTCGTCGACCTCGCCGGACGCCTCCTGGTCCCCGGCTTCCAGGACGCCCACGTCCACCCGGTCACCGCCGGTCTGGAGCTCGCCCGCTGCGACCTCACCGGCGCCCGTACCGCGGCGGCCACCACAGCCGCCGTACGGGCCTACGCCGAGGGTTGCCGGGACCAGGAGTGGATCACCGGCGGCGGCTGGTCCATGGAGGCCTTCGACGGAGGAGCCCCCACCCGGCAGCAGCTCGACGCCGTCGTCCCGGACCGCCCCGCCTACCTGGTCAACCGCGACCACCACGGTGCCTGGGTCAACAGCCGGGCCCTCGCCCTCGCCGGAATCACCGCCCGCACCCCCGACCCGGCGGACGGCCGTATCGAACGCGACGGACGGGGCGAGCCCACCGGACTCCTCCAGGAGGGCGCCATGGACCTCGTCGCCCGGCACACGCCCCGCTCCACCCCCGCCGACCGGCTCGCCGCCCTCCTCCGGGCCCAGCGCCTGCTCCACGCCCACGGCATCACCGCCTGGCAGGACGCCATCGTCGGGGAGTACGGCTCGATGGACGACGTGTCCGACGCCTACCTGACGGCGGACCGCGACGGCTCGCTCACCGCCCGCGTCACCGGCGCCCTGTGGTGGGACCGCGAACGCGGCAGCGAGCAGATCCCCGGACTCCTCGCCCGGCGCTCCGAGCTGAACGGCCGGAACGTCCGGGCCGGGACGGTGAAGATCATGCAGGACGGGGTCGCCGAGACCGGAACCGCCGCCCTCCTCGCCCCGTACCTCGACGCCTGCGGCTGCGCCACGGCAGACAGCGGCACCAGCTTCGTCGACCCCGCCGCGCTGTGCCGCTACGTCACCGAACTGGACGCCCTGGGCTTCCAGACCCACTTCCACGCCTTGGGCGACCGCGCGGTGCGCGAGGCCCTGGACGCCGTCGAGGCCGCCCGCGCCGCCAACGGGAACACCGACACCCGCCCCCACCTGGCCCACCTCCAGATCGTCCACCCCGACGACATCCCCCGCTTCCGCGCCCTCGGCGCGACGGCCAACATCCAGCCGCTCTGGGCGGCCCACGAACCCCAGATGGACGAACTGACCATCCCCTTCCTCGGCGGCGAACGGGCCGCGCTCCAGTACCCGTTCGCCGCGCTGCTGCGCTCCGGCGCCACCGTCGCCGCGGGCTCCGACTGGCCGGTCAGCAGCGCCGACCCGCTGCAGGGCATCCACACCGCCGTCAACCGCGTCGCGCCCGGCGGCGACGGGCCCGTCTTCCTCCCGGACCAGCGCATCTCCCTGACCGACGCGCTCACCGCGTACACGGCCGGCTCGGCGTACGTGAACCACCTGGACGACACCGGCGTCATCCGTGCCGGCGCCCTGGCCGACCTGGTGGTCCTGGACCGCGACCCCTACGCCGCCCCCGCGGAGGAGATCGCCGGTACGGGGGTCCTGGCCACCTATGTGGGCGGCCGCCGGGTGCACGGGGACTGA
- a CDS encoding FadR/GntR family transcriptional regulator, producing the protein MTTPAQGLHTHVLDTLGLEIAAGESPPGLVLRTDELAQRFDVSRTVVREVVRVLESMHLVESRRRVGVTVRPTEEWNVYDPQVIRWRLAGADRPRQLRSLTVLRSAVEPVAAGLAARHATPEQCAALTECALGMVATSRGQQLEGYLRHDIAFHRIVLDASGNEMFARLGDVVAEVLAGRTHHQVMFEDPDPAAVTLHVRLAEAVREGDAAGAERLTQEIAVGALHELDVLAP; encoded by the coding sequence ATGACCACACCTGCCCAGGGGCTCCATACGCATGTGCTGGACACCCTGGGCCTGGAGATCGCCGCGGGTGAGTCCCCGCCCGGTCTGGTCCTGCGCACCGACGAGCTCGCCCAGCGCTTCGACGTGTCACGCACCGTCGTGCGCGAGGTCGTCCGCGTCCTGGAGTCCATGCACCTGGTCGAGTCCCGGCGCCGGGTCGGAGTGACCGTGCGGCCCACCGAGGAGTGGAACGTCTACGACCCCCAGGTCATCCGCTGGCGGCTCGCCGGGGCCGACCGGCCCCGCCAACTGCGCTCCCTCACCGTGCTGCGGTCCGCCGTCGAACCCGTCGCCGCGGGTCTCGCGGCCCGGCACGCCACGCCCGAGCAGTGCGCGGCGCTCACCGAATGCGCCCTCGGCATGGTGGCGACCTCGCGCGGCCAGCAGCTGGAGGGGTACCTCCGGCACGACATCGCCTTCCACCGCATCGTGCTCGACGCGTCCGGGAACGAGATGTTCGCGCGGCTCGGTGACGTCGTCGCCGAGGTCCTCGCCGGGCGCACCCACCACCAGGTGATGTTCGAGGACCCCGATCCCGCCGCCGTCACGCTCCACGTCCGGCTCGCCGAAGCCGTGCGTGAGGGGGACGCGGCGGGCGCCGAGCGGCTCACCCAGGAGATCGCGGTCGGCGCCCTGCACGAACTGGACGTCCTCGCGCCCTGA
- a CDS encoding gluconokinase has protein sequence MSTPHVVVVMGVAGTGKTTIGPLLADALGVPYAEGDDFHPPANIAKMSAGTPLDDNDRWPWLDAIGQWAHGRAGLGGVVSSSALKRAYRDRLRAEAPGAVFLHLTGDRSLIERRMADRKGHFMPTALLDSQFATLQPLQEDEAGVSVDVSGTPEEITDRAVAALRRLAN, from the coding sequence ATGAGCACCCCCCACGTCGTCGTGGTGATGGGCGTAGCAGGGACCGGCAAGACCACGATCGGCCCCCTGCTCGCCGACGCCCTGGGCGTCCCCTACGCCGAGGGCGACGACTTCCACCCGCCGGCCAACATCGCCAAGATGTCCGCCGGTACGCCTCTGGACGACAACGACCGCTGGCCGTGGCTGGACGCGATCGGGCAGTGGGCGCACGGCCGGGCGGGGCTCGGCGGCGTCGTCAGCAGCTCGGCGCTGAAGCGCGCCTACCGCGACCGGCTGCGGGCCGAGGCCCCCGGTGCCGTCTTCCTGCATCTGACCGGCGACCGGTCCCTCATCGAACGCCGCATGGCGGACCGCAAGGGCCACTTCATGCCGACCGCGTTGCTCGACTCCCAGTTCGCGACCCTGCAGCCGCTGCAGGAGGACGAAGCGGGCGTCTCCGTCGACGTGTCCGGCACCCCTGAGGAAATCACCGACCGGGCCGTCGCCGCGCTGCGCCGGCTCGCGAACTAA
- a CDS encoding GntP family permease: MTSLSVEMLAADAVEPITSAGNAQLGIAVLAGIAVIVLLITKFKMHAFLALTIGSLALGSFAGANPAKTIASFTAGLGSTVAGVGVLIALGAILGKLLADSGGADQIVDTILAKASGRAMPWAMVLIASIIGLPLFFEVGIVLMIPVVLLVAKRGNYSLMRIGIPALAGLSVMHGLIPPHPGPLVAIDALGANLGVTLALGVLVAIPTVIIAGPVFSRYAARWVDIQAPEKMIPQRPSEDLDRRPSFGATLATILLPVVLMLIKALVDIVVDDPENHVQRVTDVIGSPLIALLAAVIVGMFTLGRAAGFTKDRLAGTVEKSLAPIAGILLIVGAGGGFKQTLIDAGVGQMILEFSENWSIPALLLGWLIAVAIRLATGSATVATISAAGLVAPLAADLSTSHVALLVLAVGAGSLFFSHVNDAGFWLVKEYFGMDVPQTIKTWSVMETIISVVSLGFILLLSLVL; this comes from the coding sequence GTGACCAGTCTCAGCGTCGAGATGCTGGCAGCGGATGCCGTCGAACCCATCACTTCGGCCGGTAACGCACAGCTGGGCATCGCCGTCCTGGCGGGCATCGCCGTCATCGTCCTGCTCATCACCAAGTTCAAGATGCACGCGTTCCTCGCGTTGACCATCGGCTCGCTGGCGCTCGGCTCCTTCGCCGGAGCCAACCCGGCGAAGACCATCGCGAGTTTCACCGCGGGCCTCGGTTCGACCGTCGCGGGTGTCGGTGTCCTCATCGCCCTCGGCGCCATCCTGGGCAAGCTGCTCGCCGATTCCGGCGGCGCCGACCAGATCGTCGACACGATCCTCGCGAAGGCGAGCGGGCGTGCGATGCCGTGGGCGATGGTCCTGATCGCCTCGATCATCGGGCTTCCGCTGTTCTTCGAGGTCGGAATCGTGCTGATGATTCCGGTGGTGCTGCTGGTCGCCAAGCGCGGCAACTACTCGCTGATGCGGATCGGCATCCCCGCGCTCGCCGGTCTCTCCGTGATGCACGGGCTGATCCCCCCGCACCCCGGCCCGCTGGTCGCGATCGACGCGCTGGGCGCCAACCTGGGTGTCACGCTGGCCCTCGGTGTGCTGGTGGCCATCCCGACGGTGATCATCGCGGGTCCGGTCTTCTCCCGCTACGCCGCCCGCTGGGTGGACATCCAGGCGCCGGAGAAGATGATCCCGCAGCGTCCGTCCGAGGACCTGGACCGCCGCCCCAGCTTCGGCGCGACCCTGGCGACGATCCTCCTGCCCGTCGTGCTGATGCTGATCAAGGCACTCGTCGACATCGTGGTGGACGACCCGGAGAACCACGTCCAGCGGGTCACCGACGTCATCGGCTCGCCCCTGATCGCCCTGCTCGCCGCCGTGATCGTCGGCATGTTCACCCTGGGCAGGGCGGCCGGGTTCACCAAGGACCGGCTCGCCGGCACCGTCGAGAAGTCGCTCGCCCCGATCGCGGGCATCCTCCTGATCGTGGGCGCCGGCGGCGGGTTCAAGCAGACCCTCATCGACGCCGGTGTGGGCCAGATGATCCTGGAGTTCTCCGAGAACTGGTCGATCCCCGCCCTGCTGCTGGGCTGGCTGATCGCCGTCGCGATACGCCTGGCGACGGGCTCGGCGACGGTGGCCACCATCTCGGCGGCCGGTCTGGTCGCCCCGCTGGCCGCCGACCTGTCGACCTCGCACGTCGCCCTGCTCGTCCTCGCCGTCGGTGCCGGTTCGCTCTTCTTCAGCCACGTCAACGACGCGGGGTTCTGGCTGGTGAAGGAGTACTTCGGCATGGACGTCCCGCAGACGATCAAGACCTGGTCGGTGATGGAGACGATCATCTCCGTCGTCTCGCTGGGCTTCATCCTCCTGCTGTCGCTGGTGTTGTAG
- a CDS encoding cytochrome b/b6 domain-containing protein — translation MTSTPGWAVPTAGTTPLLPEHGPPVRRFTAAERWVHRTTAWLVLLCVATAACLYVPQLAQLVGRRHLVVTVHEWSGILIPLPLLAGLVSRALRADLSRLNRFGPHDRLWLRAALRRDRGPGSRPAGKFNAGQKLYAAWIAGAVLVMAGTGLLMWFTGLAPLVWRTGATFVHDWLALAIGVVLAGHMAKALADPEARRGMRTGSVERPWARSEHPLWREPEE, via the coding sequence ATGACGTCGACGCCTGGGTGGGCCGTTCCAACGGCCGGGACGACACCCCTACTGCCTGAACACGGCCCGCCGGTCCGGCGCTTCACCGCCGCCGAGCGCTGGGTGCACCGCACCACGGCGTGGCTGGTGCTGCTCTGCGTGGCCACGGCGGCCTGCCTGTACGTCCCCCAGCTGGCGCAGCTCGTCGGCCGCCGGCACCTCGTGGTGACCGTCCACGAATGGTCCGGGATCCTCATCCCCCTGCCGCTCCTGGCGGGGCTGGTCTCCCGGGCGCTGCGCGCCGACCTCTCCCGGCTCAACCGGTTCGGGCCGCACGACCGCCTGTGGCTGCGGGCCGCCCTGCGCCGCGACCGCGGGCCCGGCTCCCGGCCGGCCGGGAAGTTCAACGCGGGCCAGAAGCTCTACGCCGCCTGGATCGCGGGCGCCGTGCTGGTGATGGCCGGCACCGGGCTGCTGATGTGGTTCACCGGGCTCGCCCCGCTGGTGTGGCGCACCGGCGCGACCTTCGTGCACGACTGGCTCGCGCTCGCGATCGGCGTCGTCCTCGCCGGGCACATGGCGAAGGCGCTCGCCGACCCGGAGGCACGCCGTGGCATGCGCACCGGGTCGGTCGAGCGCCCCTGGGCCCGTTCCGAGCACCCGCTGTGGCGGGAGCCGGAGGAGTGA
- a CDS encoding molybdopterin-dependent oxidoreductase, with the protein MLGLGAAGVAAAPFLQGAVESGLGAVADKDPTGLSGLLPNGGGFRYYSVTSSVPRRTSADYELTVDGMVDRPATYTLDRLKALPQTRLVRDVQCVTGWRVPETPFEGVTLSALLDAAGVRPGAKAIRFTCFDGAYSESLTLEQARRPDVLVALRMQDKALAHAHGGPVRLYVAPMYFYKSAKWLSGITVTDSVRPGYWEELGYDVDAWVGRSNGRDDTPTA; encoded by the coding sequence ATGCTCGGCCTCGGCGCCGCCGGCGTCGCGGCCGCGCCCTTCCTCCAGGGGGCGGTGGAAAGCGGCCTGGGAGCCGTCGCCGACAAGGACCCCACCGGGCTCAGCGGCCTGCTGCCCAACGGAGGCGGCTTCCGCTACTACTCCGTCACCTCCTCGGTGCCGCGCAGGACCTCCGCGGACTACGAGCTGACCGTGGACGGCATGGTCGACCGCCCGGCGACGTACACGCTCGACCGCCTGAAGGCCCTGCCGCAGACCCGCCTCGTACGGGACGTCCAGTGCGTGACCGGCTGGCGGGTGCCCGAGACCCCGTTCGAGGGCGTCACGCTCTCGGCGCTGCTGGACGCGGCAGGGGTGCGGCCCGGTGCGAAGGCGATCCGCTTCACCTGCTTCGACGGGGCCTACAGCGAGAGCCTCACCCTGGAACAGGCCCGCCGCCCGGACGTGCTGGTCGCCCTGCGCATGCAGGACAAGGCGCTGGCCCACGCCCACGGGGGACCGGTCCGGCTGTACGTCGCCCCCATGTACTTCTACAAGTCCGCAAAATGGCTGTCCGGGATCACCGTCACCGACTCCGTGCGCCCCGGCTACTGGGAGGAGCTCGGCTATGACGTCGACGCCTGGGTGGGCCGTTCCAACGGCCGGGACGACACCCCTACTGCCTGA
- a CDS encoding APC family permease gives MASPRTPSGGVPPAPAGLNKNLGVIDGFAIAASSTAATTSIGIGLGVTAGAVGLHLPIIMLLAFLPVLAIAGAYSRLNRVEPNMGSGYVWVGRSLSPWLGFLVGWIGIVATLVFLAYTTTVSGSALLQLAGEAGVHEAAGLRLDPDSTAQSTLLGIVVLVAVTLTAVTGIRSAANLQKYLLVFEYVVLLGFCGYGLFAGPHPFSLDWINPFTIPSGQQLAQGLLLSVFCFWGFEASFSVTEEVRDPEDASRAGVITLFTMLGLFLLGSFAFQRVLSLDELTGHGAQGLTYLGDRLADQPLAALPLIALTFSAVASLQSGVIPTVRGMFAMGRDRTLGPFWTRVSPRYGTPAAGTVAVGCVAAAVAVLSLVLPKVGDLILASVNAIGVVVALSYALTALAAAARFRGTVRESLHQALRAVVFPVAGALVLLSLGGYLCWTFYTSADHFEVSPDNGWFMLTCPAVMLLTGVVAAAWAKWVRKSPYFATGRSLAPDPLPEPVRDPA, from the coding sequence ATGGCGTCCCCTCGTACACCCTCCGGCGGCGTGCCACCGGCACCCGCGGGCCTGAACAAGAACCTCGGCGTGATCGACGGGTTCGCCATCGCGGCCTCGTCGACCGCTGCCACCACCAGCATCGGGATCGGACTCGGTGTCACCGCGGGCGCCGTCGGACTGCACCTGCCGATCATCATGCTGCTCGCCTTCCTGCCCGTCCTGGCCATCGCGGGCGCGTACTCCCGGCTCAACAGGGTCGAGCCGAACATGGGCAGCGGCTACGTCTGGGTCGGACGCTCCCTCAGCCCCTGGCTCGGCTTCCTGGTCGGCTGGATCGGCATCGTCGCCACGCTGGTGTTCCTGGCCTACACCACCACCGTCTCCGGATCCGCCCTGCTCCAGCTCGCCGGCGAGGCCGGGGTGCACGAGGCGGCCGGGCTCCGGCTCGACCCGGACTCCACCGCGCAGTCGACCCTGCTCGGCATCGTGGTCCTGGTCGCCGTCACCCTCACCGCGGTCACCGGCATCCGGTCGGCCGCCAACCTCCAGAAGTACCTCCTGGTGTTCGAGTACGTGGTCCTCCTCGGCTTCTGCGGATACGGGCTGTTCGCCGGCCCGCACCCCTTCAGCCTCGACTGGATCAACCCGTTCACCATCCCCTCCGGGCAGCAGCTCGCCCAGGGACTCCTGCTCTCCGTCTTCTGCTTCTGGGGCTTCGAGGCCTCGTTCAGCGTCACCGAGGAGGTCCGCGACCCCGAGGACGCCTCCAGGGCCGGCGTCATCACGCTCTTCACCATGCTCGGCCTGTTCCTGCTCGGCTCCTTCGCCTTCCAGCGCGTCCTCTCCCTCGACGAGCTCACGGGCCACGGTGCCCAGGGCCTCACCTACTTGGGCGACCGGCTGGCCGACCAGCCGCTCGCGGCGCTGCCGTTGATCGCCCTCACCTTCTCCGCCGTGGCGTCCCTGCAGTCCGGCGTGATCCCCACGGTCCGCGGCATGTTCGCGATGGGCCGCGACCGCACGCTCGGGCCGTTCTGGACCAGGGTCAGCCCCCGGTACGGGACACCCGCCGCGGGGACCGTCGCGGTGGGCTGCGTCGCCGCCGCCGTCGCCGTGCTCTCCCTCGTCCTGCCGAAGGTCGGCGACCTGATCCTCGCCTCCGTCAACGCGATCGGCGTCGTCGTCGCGCTCTCCTACGCCCTCACCGCGCTGGCCGCCGCGGCACGCTTCCGGGGCACCGTGCGGGAGAGCCTGCACCAGGCGCTGCGCGCGGTGGTGTTCCCCGTGGCCGGCGCCCTCGTCCTGCTCTCCCTCGGCGGCTACCTCTGCTGGACCTTCTACACCTCCGCCGACCACTTCGAGGTCAGCCCGGACAACGGCTGGTTCATGCTCACGTGCCCGGCGGTGATGCTGCTGACCGGGGTCGTCGCCGCCGCCTGGGCCAAGTGGGTGAGGAAGTCCCCGTACTTCGCCACCGGCCGCTCCCTCGCACCCGACCCCCTCCCGGAGCCCGTCCGCGACCCGGCCTGA
- a CDS encoding TetR/AcrR family transcriptional regulator — protein sequence MNASERVVAEGARRRRRPTKQGTVLSEQLIVETALRLIGEHGAAALTVRRLGAALGCDPSALYRYFRDTDELLLAVADELIGRTLRAWRPTGDWRADLRALGLRMHADYLAHPQAAMLTCSRVTGRTHEVRSVEAILGVLRGAGFPDAEAVRIYHVFVDQTLSFAALDASTLVLSEQARALEVRAWPEVYARQSARTHPNIAATAPVLVAEMGRSGYPAALEMMLAAASARLLHLDGAGPGG from the coding sequence ATGAACGCGAGCGAGCGGGTGGTCGCCGAGGGCGCGCGTCGCCGCAGGCGGCCCACGAAGCAGGGCACGGTGCTGTCGGAACAGCTGATCGTGGAGACGGCGCTACGGCTCATCGGCGAGCACGGGGCGGCGGCCCTCACCGTGCGCAGGCTCGGCGCGGCACTGGGCTGCGATCCGAGCGCGCTCTACCGGTACTTCCGGGACACGGACGAGCTGCTCCTCGCGGTGGCCGACGAGCTGATCGGACGGACCCTGCGTGCCTGGCGCCCGACAGGCGACTGGCGGGCCGACCTTCGGGCTCTGGGACTGCGGATGCACGCGGACTACCTGGCGCATCCGCAGGCGGCGATGCTGACCTGTTCGCGGGTGACCGGCCGGACGCACGAGGTGCGGTCGGTGGAGGCGATCCTCGGGGTGCTGCGCGGGGCCGGTTTCCCGGACGCCGAGGCGGTGCGGATCTACCACGTCTTCGTCGACCAGACCCTGTCGTTCGCGGCACTGGACGCCTCGACGCTGGTGCTCTCGGAGCAGGCGCGCGCCCTGGAGGTCCGGGCCTGGCCGGAGGTCTACGCCCGGCAGTCGGCGCGGACCCATCCGAACATCGCGGCGACCGCCCCGGTGCTGGTGGCGGAGATGGGCCGCAGCGGATATCCGGCGGCGCTGGAGATGATGCTCGCCGCGGCGTCGGCACGGCTGCTGCACCTGGACGGCGCCGGGCCGGGCGGCTGA